Proteins found in one Paenibacillus borealis genomic segment:
- a CDS encoding LysR family transcriptional regulator — MRNLKYVLEVANLHNITKAAEKLHLTQPTLSKMVKSLEDELGVILFDRSGKYVRLTDAGSAAMEQIRLIIAAVDNLHMTLDDISNLKTGTIKIGLPPVISSVFVPKVVTPFQKKYPNISFELIEQGSKNVENMVLEGSIDLGAVLLPVREGSFGIKPFVRENLAIVVHKSHPLAARTEASLTDLREEPLILFAKGFAMRQHIIEACVSAGFEANIAYESAQWDLLVELVSANLGIAFLPEPLCEKVSNQNVRILPLRNPSIPWNVVLIWNKERYISKCMREFIRFLEDHSLVV; from the coding sequence GTGCGGAACCTGAAATACGTGCTTGAGGTAGCCAATTTGCACAACATCACCAAGGCGGCGGAGAAGCTTCACCTGACTCAGCCCACCCTCAGCAAAATGGTCAAGAGCCTGGAGGACGAGCTTGGCGTCATCTTGTTTGACCGCTCGGGCAAATACGTCAGGCTGACCGATGCCGGCTCAGCAGCGATGGAACAGATCCGGCTGATTATTGCGGCAGTGGACAATCTGCATATGACGCTGGATGACATCAGCAACCTCAAGACCGGCACGATCAAGATTGGACTTCCTCCGGTGATCAGCTCCGTATTCGTTCCAAAAGTCGTGACTCCGTTCCAAAAAAAATACCCCAACATCTCCTTCGAGCTCATTGAACAGGGCTCCAAGAATGTGGAGAATATGGTGCTGGAGGGCAGTATCGATCTGGGAGCAGTTCTGCTTCCTGTCCGGGAGGGCAGCTTCGGAATCAAGCCTTTTGTCCGTGAGAATCTGGCAATTGTTGTCCATAAATCGCATCCGCTGGCGGCACGCACAGAGGCTTCCCTGACCGATCTCCGCGAAGAACCGCTGATTCTGTTCGCCAAAGGCTTCGCCATGCGCCAGCATATTATTGAAGCCTGCGTCAGCGCAGGGTTTGAAGCCAATATTGCTTATGAGAGCGCTCAATGGGATCTGCTGGTTGAGCTGGTATCCGCTAATCTGGGCATCGCTTTTCTGCCTGAGCCGCTCTGTGAGAAGGTATCCAACCAGAATGTGCGCATTCTGCCGCTGCGGAATCCGTCCATTCCGTGGAACGTCGTGCTGATCTGGAACAAGGAGCGTTACATCAGTAAATGCATGCGGGAATTCATCCGCTTCCTGGAGGATCATTCTTTGGTTGTATAG
- a CDS encoding RNA polymerase sigma factor, whose amino-acid sequence MECHSLLRTDKEFAELYQRRADLVYRLCFIYLKNPVDVEDAVQSVFLKLIKAPMAFNDLEHEKAWLTVTTRNYCKDILKSWWTSRRVALETLPDIVSWNGEEPSGKVITKLLSLPEKYKTVLYLYYFEEYTVKEIAEMLERKESTIQTQLSRGRKRLKIDLGGNYFE is encoded by the coding sequence ATGGAATGTCATTCTTTATTGCGTACGGATAAAGAATTTGCTGAACTATATCAACGGCGTGCAGATTTAGTCTACCGGCTTTGCTTCATTTACTTGAAGAATCCCGTTGATGTTGAAGATGCTGTTCAATCTGTATTTCTGAAACTGATTAAAGCTCCTATGGCTTTTAATGACCTGGAGCATGAAAAAGCATGGCTGACGGTAACTACCCGCAATTACTGTAAGGATATTCTTAAAAGCTGGTGGACAAGCCGCCGGGTAGCATTAGAGACTTTGCCGGATATTGTGTCTTGGAATGGTGAGGAACCAAGCGGTAAGGTGATTACAAAGCTGCTGTCACTTCCCGAAAAATACAAGACGGTTTTATATCTGTACTATTTTGAGGAGTATACGGTAAAAGAAATTGCAGAGATGTTAGAGCGCAAAGAAAGCACGATCCAAACGCAACTATCCAGAGGCCGTAAACGCCTTAAGATAGATCTGGGAGGTAATTATTTTGAGTAA
- a CDS encoding RrF2 family transcriptional regulator, with protein sequence MKYSKATNYALHTMLFLVAYAPDKPVGVQQLAERQNVSPTYLSKILTKLVKAGLVESASGANGGYRLRRRKEEISFLDIIHAIEGTASLFDCTLNHSSECLIQQEMVKAEGQMEEYLRNKMMSELAGKLTESH encoded by the coding sequence ATGAAATACTCAAAAGCAACGAACTATGCGCTGCACACGATGCTGTTCCTGGTGGCTTACGCTCCGGATAAGCCGGTAGGCGTGCAGCAGCTTGCCGAGCGGCAGAATGTATCCCCAACCTATTTGTCCAAAATCCTGACCAAGCTGGTAAAGGCGGGGCTGGTAGAATCGGCATCCGGCGCGAATGGCGGATATCGTCTGAGACGCAGGAAGGAAGAGATCTCGTTCCTGGATATTATCCATGCGATCGAAGGCACGGCTTCGCTGTTCGACTGTACGCTTAATCATTCCAGCGAGTGTCTTATCCAGCAGGAGATGGTGAAGGCCGAGGGGCAGATGGAGGAGTATTTGCGCAATAAAATGATGTCCGAGCTTGCCGGAAAATTAACGGAGAGCCATTAA
- a CDS encoding NAD(+) synthase, which yields MQNHGFARVAAASPELKVADCVFNSGQIIEVINNAAAQEVEYLVLPELCITGYTCADLFLQPRLLDAATEALLRITAATAEHKMIVIAGLPISIKSRLFNCAAVIQQGQILGIVVKTCIPGYSEFYEPRWFAGAEELEVSELRIGGAVVPIGNDLIFACESNGNVSFGVEICEDLWVPVPPSSLLAQAGATLLFNPSASNELVGKADYRRQLVGSQSASCVAGYVYAGCNTGESTTDVVFGGHSLIAENGQLLAESERFTHESRMITADIDLPRLQYSRTVMGTFRAGKGGRNYRELLYVSPVRENSQRELKRTVGVNPFVPGNPLQRDERCQEILSIQTSGLMKRIRHIGTKQAVIGISGGLDSTLALLVAVRAMELLGRPASDVLAVTMPGFGTTNRTYDNAVGLIKALGASLQVVDIKAACLQHFEDIGHDKDVHDLTYENVQARERTQILMDLANKNGGIVIGTGDLSELALGWCTYNGDHMSMYSVNSGIPKTLIQYVVAWYADHEADETVGKFLYSIIETGISPELLPPSATGEIVQLTENILGPYIVHDFFLYYMLRTGASPGKMLYLAQHAFGEAYPKEQLVAWLKVFITRFFTQQFKRSCLPDGPKVGTVSLSPRGDWRMPSDASAALWLQEIEEL from the coding sequence ATGCAGAATCACGGATTCGCGCGGGTCGCTGCCGCTTCCCCCGAGCTCAAGGTGGCCGACTGCGTATTCAATTCCGGACAAATTATTGAAGTGATAAATAATGCCGCGGCACAGGAGGTGGAGTACCTGGTACTCCCGGAGCTGTGCATCACGGGGTACACCTGTGCGGATCTGTTCCTGCAGCCCAGGCTGCTTGACGCTGCCACGGAGGCTCTGCTCCGGATCACTGCCGCAACGGCAGAACATAAGATGATCGTCATTGCCGGCCTGCCCATCTCCATCAAGAGTCGGCTGTTCAACTGCGCTGCCGTCATCCAGCAGGGTCAAATTCTCGGAATTGTCGTGAAGACCTGCATTCCCGGTTATAGCGAATTCTACGAGCCGCGCTGGTTCGCCGGTGCGGAAGAACTGGAAGTGTCCGAGCTGCGGATCGGCGGAGCCGTTGTACCGATCGGCAATGATCTCATCTTTGCCTGCGAGAGCAATGGCAATGTATCCTTCGGCGTGGAGATCTGTGAGGATCTCTGGGTGCCGGTGCCGCCAAGCAGCCTGCTGGCCCAGGCAGGGGCAACGTTGCTGTTCAACCCGTCTGCCAGCAATGAGCTGGTCGGCAAAGCCGATTACCGCCGCCAGCTGGTGGGCAGCCAGTCCGCTTCCTGCGTAGCCGGGTATGTCTATGCCGGCTGCAATACCGGCGAATCCACCACGGATGTTGTCTTCGGCGGGCACTCGCTGATCGCGGAGAACGGCCAGCTGCTGGCCGAGTCTGAGCGCTTCACCCATGAGAGCCGGATGATCACCGCCGACATCGACCTGCCGCGGCTTCAATATTCCCGCACCGTGATGGGTACCTTCCGGGCCGGCAAGGGCGGCCGCAATTACCGCGAGCTGCTCTACGTTTCACCCGTCCGTGAGAACAGCCAGCGTGAGCTGAAGCGGACAGTGGGTGTCAATCCGTTTGTCCCGGGTAATCCACTGCAGCGTGACGAACGCTGCCAGGAAATCCTCTCGATTCAGACCTCCGGCCTGATGAAGCGCATCCGCCACATCGGCACCAAGCAGGCCGTAATCGGCATCTCCGGCGGCCTCGACTCTACGCTTGCGCTGCTGGTCGCAGTGCGGGCGATGGAGCTGCTCGGCCGTCCGGCCAGTGATGTGCTTGCCGTCACGATGCCGGGCTTCGGTACAACGAACCGTACCTACGACAATGCAGTCGGCCTGATCAAAGCACTCGGTGCCTCGCTTCAGGTCGTTGATATCAAGGCTGCCTGCCTCCAGCACTTCGAGGACATCGGCCATGACAAAGATGTGCATGACCTGACTTATGAGAATGTCCAGGCCCGGGAGCGTACGCAGATTCTGATGGACCTCGCCAACAAGAACGGCGGCATCGTCATCGGAACGGGCGATTTATCCGAGCTGGCGCTTGGCTGGTGTACCTATAACGGCGACCATATGTCCATGTACAGCGTGAACTCCGGTATTCCGAAGACGCTGATCCAGTATGTCGTCGCCTGGTATGCGGATCATGAAGCCGATGAGACGGTGGGCAAGTTCCTGTACAGCATCATCGAGACCGGAATCAGTCCGGAGCTGCTGCCGCCTTCCGCTACCGGAGAGATCGTTCAGCTCACCGAGAACATTCTGGGACCTTACATCGTGCATGATTTCTTCCTCTATTACATGCTGCGTACAGGGGCTTCGCCCGGCAAAATGCTCTACCTCGCCCAGCACGCTTTCGGCGAGGCCTATCCTAAGGAGCAGCTGGTGGCTTGGCTGAAGGTGTTCATTACCCGCTTCTTCACCCAGCAGTTCAAGCGCTCCTGCCTGCCGGACGGGCCGAAGGTCGGTACGGTCAGCCTCTCGCCGCGCGGCGACTGGCGCATGCCGAGTGATGCTTCCGCTGCGCTCTGGCTGCAGGAAATCGAAGAATTGTAA
- a CDS encoding GntP family permease, whose amino-acid sequence MVIQVLAIVLALGLLMFFAYRGFPVIVFAPIFTLLAVVISGVALMPSYTEVYMLNAANYVKNFFPIFLLGAIFGKMMELSGAASSIAQTIVKALGSKRAMLAVVLACSVLTYGGVSLFVVAFAVYPFAVAIFREADIPKRLIPGTIALGAFTYTMDALPGTPQIQNIIPTTYFGTDAYAAPLVGIAGALIVFIGGLWWLERRRKQAAANGEGYGTGHKNEPEVLENAKYPNIWISVLPLLLVLVFNFLLSRTSMSVTNWYSSSLLETFNIANVKTVSSSWALIIALCIGVVAAGCINIRQVKGKMAAGLTAAAMGSLLAIFNTASEVGFGNVVKTLPGFKSIQEWIMNISDHPLISEALSVNILAGVTGSASGGLSIALEVMGKSYLSMAQTLGISPEMLHRIASMASGGMDTLPHNGAVITLLAITGLTHKQSYKDIFAITCLKTIAVFTLAIVLSIF is encoded by the coding sequence ATGGTTATTCAGGTTTTAGCCATCGTTCTGGCGCTTGGCCTGCTGATGTTCTTCGCTTACCGGGGGTTTCCGGTTATTGTTTTTGCACCTATTTTCACACTGCTTGCAGTAGTTATCTCAGGGGTCGCCCTGATGCCGAGCTACACCGAAGTTTACATGCTGAATGCGGCAAACTACGTTAAGAATTTCTTCCCGATCTTCCTGCTGGGAGCTATCTTCGGTAAAATGATGGAGCTTAGCGGCGCGGCCTCTTCCATCGCCCAGACGATTGTCAAAGCACTCGGCTCAAAACGGGCGATGCTGGCTGTTGTTCTCGCCTGCTCCGTGCTGACTTATGGCGGCGTGTCGCTGTTTGTCGTAGCCTTCGCTGTCTATCCGTTCGCTGTAGCGATCTTCCGTGAAGCTGATATCCCGAAGCGGCTCATTCCCGGTACCATCGCACTTGGAGCGTTCACCTATACGATGGATGCCCTGCCGGGTACGCCGCAGATTCAGAACATCATCCCGACCACTTATTTCGGTACAGATGCCTATGCTGCTCCGCTCGTCGGTATTGCCGGCGCGCTGATCGTCTTCATCGGCGGCCTGTGGTGGCTGGAACGCCGCCGCAAGCAGGCCGCCGCTAACGGGGAAGGCTATGGCACTGGCCATAAGAACGAGCCGGAGGTGCTCGAGAACGCCAAATATCCAAACATCTGGATCTCCGTTCTGCCGCTTCTGCTGGTGCTCGTATTTAACTTCCTGCTCAGCCGGACGTCCATGTCGGTGACGAACTGGTACAGCAGCTCGCTGCTGGAAACGTTCAATATCGCCAATGTCAAAACGGTATCCTCAAGCTGGGCCTTGATTATCGCCCTCTGCATCGGGGTTGTGGCTGCCGGCTGCATTAATATCCGCCAGGTCAAAGGCAAAATGGCCGCTGGCCTGACCGCCGCTGCTATGGGCTCCCTGCTTGCCATTTTCAATACAGCCTCCGAAGTAGGCTTCGGCAACGTTGTCAAAACACTGCCAGGCTTCAAATCGATCCAGGAATGGATCATGAATATCAGCGATCATCCGCTAATTTCCGAAGCGTTGTCCGTCAACATTCTCGCCGGGGTAACGGGCTCGGCCTCAGGCGGTTTGTCCATCGCCCTGGAGGTCATGGGCAAATCCTACCTGTCCATGGCACAGACGCTGGGGATCAGCCCGGAAATGCTGCACCGCATCGCTTCCATGGCATCCGGCGGTATGGATACGCTTCCACATAACGGTGCCGTCATCACCCTGCTGGCGATAACCGGACTTACGCATAAGCAATCCTATAAAGATATCTTTGCCATCACCTGCCTGAAGACGATTGCCGTATTCACCCTTGCCATTGTTCTTTCCATCTTCTAA
- a CDS encoding antibiotic biosynthesis monooxygenase family protein, which yields MSEIANTPEPPYYAVIFTSERTDGDNQYAEMADEMDKLAAAQPGFLGVESAREGVGITVSYWDSLEAIQQWKHNERHLVAQRKGIADWYLTYKTRICKVERDYGFEKGSPPVR from the coding sequence ATGAGTGAAATTGCCAACACACCAGAGCCCCCTTATTATGCTGTGATTTTCACATCCGAACGGACCGACGGGGATAACCAATATGCGGAGATGGCCGATGAAATGGACAAACTTGCAGCCGCTCAGCCAGGATTTCTCGGAGTAGAAAGTGCCAGAGAAGGTGTAGGGATTACTGTCTCTTATTGGGATTCTCTCGAGGCTATCCAGCAATGGAAGCATAACGAACGGCATCTGGTCGCCCAGCGGAAAGGGATTGCGGACTGGTATCTGACTTATAAGACAAGAATCTGCAAGGTTGAAAGAGACTATGGATTTGAAAAGGGGAGTCCCCCGGTCCGTTAA
- a CDS encoding methyltransferase domain-containing protein, producing the protein MNNGLFDAAVWEKAWKEDPKAMANKFKAMGMDPHRSFDHKAKVFNEEVFSSAGRDRSERIISWMEGQGVDFNGLTVLDVGAASGGFTVPFIERGAKVTAVEPNIPLAELFLHNTAGYGPGQVELVRVAFEDIDIAAKGWLNAFDLVFVSMCPAVFDWESAEKVISCARQYCYISTSAGVQEHSLMNEVLPLLTGRAVHAESSDMAYLMQLLYLKGYSYESIVTRETKSKELSIEAALDEVIEMLPMHHLDGKEAALKTVTEYLQTAYPDDKVVIRQGGRFGKVLIKLQDLNMYNRAAAAKQ; encoded by the coding sequence ATGAACAACGGATTATTTGATGCAGCAGTATGGGAGAAGGCCTGGAAGGAAGACCCTAAGGCAATGGCCAACAAATTCAAAGCAATGGGGATGGACCCGCACCGCAGCTTCGATCATAAGGCGAAGGTGTTCAACGAAGAGGTATTCAGCAGCGCCGGAAGAGACAGAAGTGAGCGGATTATCAGCTGGATGGAGGGCCAGGGGGTAGATTTCAATGGGTTGACTGTCCTGGATGTGGGCGCGGCTTCGGGCGGCTTCACCGTCCCTTTTATCGAGAGAGGGGCCAAGGTGACGGCAGTAGAGCCTAATATTCCGCTAGCCGAACTGTTTCTGCACAACACCGCAGGCTACGGCCCCGGTCAAGTGGAGCTGGTGCGCGTAGCCTTTGAGGATATCGATATTGCGGCCAAAGGCTGGCTGAACGCCTTCGATCTTGTGTTTGTGTCCATGTGTCCGGCGGTATTCGACTGGGAGAGTGCGGAGAAGGTTATTAGCTGCGCCCGGCAATACTGCTACATCAGCACATCGGCGGGGGTTCAGGAGCATAGCCTGATGAATGAGGTGCTGCCGCTGCTGACCGGCCGGGCAGTGCATGCGGAATCTTCGGATATGGCCTACCTGATGCAGCTGCTGTATTTGAAGGGATATTCCTACGAATCGATTGTGACCCGCGAGACAAAAAGCAAGGAGCTATCCATAGAGGCGGCGCTTGATGAAGTAATAGAGATGCTGCCTATGCATCATTTGGACGGGAAAGAGGCTGCCCTGAAGACAGTTACGGAATATTTGCAGACGGCTTATCCTGATGATAAGGTAGTTATCCGCCAGGGCGGACGGTTCGGCAAGGTGCTGATCAAGCTCCAGGATCTCAATATGTACAACAGAGCTGCGGCAGCCAAGCAGTAA
- a CDS encoding GreA/GreB family elongation factor yields the protein MKSTMSHSLVTISLRQELVRQLVYLDEHKFTILDRGKWESPAERAEIQSMIRRYQEAVEQILSGGDEALEQSTVLVGSRVSLRIGQETLKDAYRIVIPGEAELDEFCISLWSPMGRGLILARPGDTVTIQTPFGSDEVLILDNVYD from the coding sequence GTGAAATCTACTATGAGCCATAGTCTCGTAACGATTTCCCTGCGCCAGGAGCTGGTGCGGCAGTTGGTCTATCTCGATGAGCATAAATTCACTATTCTGGACAGGGGCAAGTGGGAGTCGCCGGCCGAGCGGGCGGAGATTCAGTCCATGATCAGGAGGTATCAGGAGGCGGTGGAGCAGATTCTGTCCGGCGGGGATGAGGCGCTTGAGCAATCAACTGTTCTGGTCGGTTCGCGGGTATCGCTGCGGATCGGCCAGGAAACGCTGAAGGATGCCTACAGAATTGTAATTCCCGGTGAAGCTGAGCTGGATGAATTCTGCATCTCCCTCTGGTCTCCGATGGGCAGGGGGCTGATTCTGGCGCGTCCCGGCGATACCGTCACGATCCAAACCCCGTTTGGCAGTGATGAAGTGCTGATACTGGATAATGTATATGATTGA
- the atoD gene encoding acetate CoA-transferase subunit alpha: protein MGKVTTLEEIGGLFHDGMTIMVGGFMGTGAPDALVGILVERDIKDITLISSDTALMDTGVGPLVLGRRLKKVIASHIGTNPETGRQMLAGELAVELVPQGTLAERVRAGGAGLGGILTPTGTGTMVADNKQTLTIEGREYLVELPLRADVALLKAHKADKAGNLVYRNSARNFNPLMALAADLVIVQVDEIVETGELDPNIVVTPGVLIDKIICYKESE from the coding sequence GTGGGGAAAGTAACGACGCTTGAAGAAATAGGCGGACTGTTTCATGACGGCATGACCATTATGGTTGGCGGTTTCATGGGAACCGGCGCACCTGATGCACTGGTGGGTATTCTGGTTGAGCGGGACATCAAAGACATTACGCTGATCTCCAGCGACACGGCTCTGATGGATACAGGAGTAGGCCCGCTGGTCTTGGGCCGGCGGCTGAAGAAGGTCATCGCTTCGCATATCGGCACCAATCCGGAGACGGGCAGACAGATGCTCGCCGGGGAGCTGGCGGTGGAGCTGGTGCCGCAGGGAACGCTCGCGGAGCGGGTGCGGGCAGGCGGTGCAGGACTCGGCGGCATTCTGACGCCTACAGGAACAGGGACAATGGTAGCCGACAATAAGCAGACGCTGACAATTGAGGGCAGAGAATATCTGGTGGAGCTGCCGCTGCGGGCTGACGTTGCCCTGCTGAAAGCGCACAAGGCGGATAAGGCCGGCAATCTGGTGTACCGCAATTCGGCGCGCAATTTCAATCCGCTGATGGCACTGGCCGCCGATCTTGTCATTGTTCAGGTGGATGAAATTGTGGAAACCGGGGAGCTTGACCCTAATATTGTAGTTACGCCTGGTGTTCTGATCGATAAAATCATCTGCTATAAGGAGAGCGAATAA
- a CDS encoding acetyl-CoA C-acetyltransferase: MNTAKEIVIVSAVRTALGTFGGSLAGISAVDLGALVIKEALRRAGVTPDQVDEVIMGNVLQGGLGQNPARQAAVKAGIPVEASSLTINKVCGSGMKAVHLAAQSIMAGDSEIVVAGGMENMSKAPYVLDQARYGYRMGNGTLIDTMVNDGLTCAFNHYHMGITAENVSEQFGISREMQDALAASSQEKAVRAIEAGHFKEEIVPVIIPQRKGEAIIFDTDEFPRKGTTAGKLAALRPAFKQDGSVTAGNASGINDGAAALVIMSAEKAAALGLKPLARILSYASGGVDPSIMGMGPVPATKKALQRGGLTIGDIDLIEANEAFAAQMLAVGQALDFPEEKVNVNGGAIALGHPIGASGARILVTLVHALKQRGARTGLATLCIGGGHGVTTIIERI, encoded by the coding sequence ATGAATACAGCCAAAGAAATTGTCATTGTCAGCGCAGTGCGGACGGCACTCGGCACCTTTGGCGGAAGTCTGGCCGGGATTTCCGCTGTAGATTTGGGGGCGCTGGTCATCAAGGAGGCGCTGCGGCGGGCGGGCGTCACACCGGACCAGGTTGACGAAGTGATTATGGGCAACGTGCTTCAGGGCGGGCTGGGCCAGAATCCGGCGCGGCAGGCGGCGGTTAAGGCGGGCATTCCGGTTGAGGCATCCAGCTTGACCATTAACAAGGTGTGCGGTTCGGGCATGAAGGCGGTCCATCTGGCTGCGCAGAGTATTATGGCAGGAGACAGCGAGATTGTTGTAGCCGGCGGGATGGAGAATATGTCGAAGGCGCCTTATGTGCTGGATCAGGCCCGCTACGGCTACCGCATGGGCAACGGGACACTGATCGATACGATGGTGAATGACGGGTTGACCTGCGCATTCAACCATTACCATATGGGCATCACGGCGGAAAATGTCTCCGAACAATTCGGGATCAGCCGGGAAATGCAGGATGCCCTGGCGGCGTCCAGCCAGGAGAAGGCCGTGCGCGCCATTGAAGCAGGCCATTTCAAGGAAGAAATCGTACCTGTCATCATTCCGCAGCGAAAAGGCGAGGCCATTATCTTCGATACCGATGAGTTCCCGCGGAAAGGAACGACCGCCGGGAAGCTGGCAGCTCTCCGCCCGGCCTTTAAGCAGGACGGCAGTGTGACTGCCGGGAACGCCTCGGGCATTAATGACGGCGCTGCGGCGCTGGTCATTATGTCGGCGGAGAAAGCTGCTGCGCTTGGGCTGAAGCCGCTTGCGCGCATCCTGTCCTACGCGTCCGGCGGTGTGGATCCCTCCATCATGGGGATGGGTCCGGTTCCGGCAACGAAGAAGGCGCTGCAGCGTGGCGGCCTGACGATCGGCGACATCGATCTCATCGAGGCTAACGAGGCCTTTGCGGCGCAGATGCTGGCGGTAGGCCAGGCCCTGGACTTCCCGGAGGAGAAGGTCAATGTGAACGGCGGGGCCATCGCCCTGGGTCATCCGATCGGTGCGAGCGGGGCAAGAATTCTCGTAACACTGGTACATGCACTGAAGCAGCGCGGTGCCCGCACCGGACTTGCCACGCTCTGCATCGGCGGAGGGCATGGCGTAACGACGATTATTGAGCGGATCTAG
- a CDS encoding 3-oxoacid CoA-transferase subunit B codes for MDTKELIARRAAVELHDGDVVNLGIGLPTLIPNYLPAGINIILQSENGYIGLGPVQDTIIPDLVNAGGKPANILPGGSFFDSATSFALIRGGHVDVTILGGLEVDAHGNLANWMVPGKMVPGMGGAMDLVTGARKVIVAMEHTSKNGAPKIVSDCSLPLTARGAVAMIITELAVFRFTPQGLVLEELAPGIELETVTNKTGAAFTVSADLSPMRNIPSDEVLL; via the coding sequence ATGGATACGAAAGAGCTGATTGCACGCAGGGCGGCGGTTGAACTGCATGACGGGGATGTAGTCAATCTGGGCATCGGGCTGCCGACGCTGATCCCAAATTATCTGCCGGCAGGCATCAACATTATTCTGCAATCCGAGAACGGCTATATCGGGCTTGGACCGGTGCAGGATACGATCATTCCCGATCTGGTCAATGCAGGAGGCAAACCGGCTAACATTCTGCCCGGGGGTTCCTTCTTCGACAGTGCCACTTCCTTTGCGCTTATCCGCGGCGGACATGTGGATGTTACGATTCTTGGCGGACTTGAAGTGGATGCGCACGGTAATCTGGCCAACTGGATGGTTCCCGGCAAAATGGTTCCCGGCATGGGCGGCGCCATGGATCTGGTCACAGGTGCAAGAAAAGTTATTGTCGCCATGGAGCATACCTCCAAGAACGGTGCCCCCAAAATCGTGAGCGACTGCAGCCTGCCGCTTACTGCGCGCGGCGCAGTAGCGATGATTATCACGGAGCTGGCGGTGTTCAGGTTCACCCCGCAGGGACTGGTGCTTGAGGAGCTGGCACCAGGCATAGAATTGGAAACGGTTACAAACAAAACGGGTGCAGCGTTTACGGTTTCTGCGGATCTGTCTCCCATGCGGAATATCCCTTCGGATGAGGTGTTGTTATGA
- a CDS encoding 3-hydroxybutyrate dehydrogenase, giving the protein MSRFLENRVAFVTGAASGIGLEIARKFTHEGARVVISDVREELAVNAAEELKSQGYEAYGLRCDVTQEAEYSAAIAKAKEVYGRLDILVNNAGLQHVSPIEDFPVEKFEFMLKVMLTGAFIGIKHAFPIMKEQGYGRIINMASINGVIGFAGKAAYNSAKHGLIGLTKVAALEGAAHGITVNALCPGYVDTPLVRGQMEDLARTRNVPLESVLEEVIYPLVPQKRLLAVEEIADYAMLIASERLGGVTGSTLLIDGGYTAQ; this is encoded by the coding sequence ATGAGCAGATTTTTGGAAAACAGAGTAGCTTTCGTCACCGGCGCTGCCAGCGGCATCGGTCTGGAAATCGCCCGCAAGTTCACCCATGAAGGCGCCAGGGTGGTCATTTCCGATGTACGTGAGGAGCTGGCCGTCAACGCCGCCGAAGAATTAAAGTCCCAGGGCTATGAAGCCTATGGACTTCGATGCGATGTTACCCAGGAGGCGGAATACAGCGCGGCTATTGCCAAAGCCAAAGAAGTCTACGGGAGACTGGACATACTGGTGAATAACGCGGGGCTGCAGCATGTGTCACCGATTGAGGATTTCCCCGTGGAGAAATTCGAGTTCATGCTGAAGGTAATGCTGACCGGCGCCTTTATCGGCATCAAGCATGCCTTCCCGATTATGAAGGAGCAGGGCTACGGCCGCATCATCAACATGGCCTCCATCAACGGAGTCATCGGCTTTGCCGGTAAAGCCGCCTATAACAGCGCCAAGCACGGCCTGATCGGACTGACCAAGGTCGCTGCGCTGGAAGGCGCTGCCCACGGCATTACCGTGAATGCGCTCTGCCCGGGTTATGTGGATACCCCGCTGGTGCGCGGACAAATGGAGGATCTCGCCCGAACCCGGAACGTGCCGCTGGAGAGCGTACTGGAGGAAGTCATCTATCCGCTCGTCCCGCAGAAACGCCTGCTGGCCGTTGAAGAAATCGCCGACTACGCCATGCTGATCGCCAGCGAGCGCCTCGGGGGCGTAACCGGCTCCACGCTGCTGATCGACGGCGGGTATACCGCGCAGTAA